Genomic segment of Ignavibacteriota bacterium:
GGTTCGTGGCTTGCGCGGGCGCTGCATGAGACCGGGTTCGCGAACCAGCCGGAGTCGTTAGGTGTTGATGATGGGTTGACACTGCAGGACTGCTACATCGTTGCCGCGTTACGCTGCGCCCCGCCTGCCAACAAGCCGTTGCCGGAGGAGATCCTGATGTGCCGTTCGTTCCTGCTGGACGAGATCCGGTTGCTGACGAACGTGCGTGTTGTTGTGGGGTTGGGGAAGATCGGGTTCGAGGCGGGGCTGAAAGCGTTCAAGGAGATGGGCCTGATCACGTACAAGGCCATGCCGAAGTTCGGGCATGGGGTCGTGTACCGGATGGGAGGATACACGTTCGTCGGGACGTACCATCCGAGCCAGCAGAACACCTTCACAGGGAAACTCACACGTCCAATGCTCCGCGACGTCTTCCGCACGGTCCTCAAGGAACTACGAACTCTCCATTCGTGATTCAATCCTCTCCTGCGCCGATCACACGGAACTCGGCCAGCGAAGCGAATTCCTGTCCGATGAAACCTTCAAGCGCCGTGAATTCCTCGTCGCTGGTCCATCCGACCTTCTGCATACGCGCCAGGTGAACGGCAGGCGAGCAGAATTGCCGGAACCCGGAGGGTGTGAGATATCCTTTCGGACACCAGAACGCGTTGAGCATTCCGGCAAGTGCGGTGCCCTGCCCGGGGAAATCGTTGATCCCCAGGAGTTGGAACCCCCCGAACCCTGGTGTCCGGAGGGCTGATTCGATCTCCTCCTTATGCTCGAGGACCTGGAGTTTGCCTGATGCCATCAGAAGATCCTCGGCCTGGTCGAGCATGCCATTCTCCCGGAGGTGGTCGCGCACGATCCCGAGATACCCTGCTTCGAGCATCGTCCGTCCGGTAACAGACAACAACACGCAAGATGGTGTGAATCTCATCGCAGCTCTCCAGGCATGATCTTCCCGGATCTCACATACCGGGACGTGGTGCGGCAATGTACAGCCAAAGCCTTCCCGAATCAAGAGGGCAAAGTGGCCGATGGCTGGCCGATGGGGGCGAATGATCTCCCGAGTGACAGAAAGATTTGTTATCTTTCAGGGTTCAATCACCACGAGGATCACACGTATGGCCGAACCGCTGACGCAGACCGAAATCGAATCCATCCTGACGCTCGCATTGATGGCAGCATTCGCCGACGGTGGCAAGTCCGAGGTTGAACGCGCGGAGCTGAAACGCATCGCCGCGATCTTTCCTGACGCCGATGTGAACCTGGCTGCGCTGTATCATCGTGTCCTGCTCCGGCAGGTATCGACGACGCAGGCCGTCCAGGCATTGACCACTTCCGAAAGCCGTCAACTAGCCTACGAAATGGCCCGGTGTGTCTGCGAGGCCGATGACGTCCTGAATGAACCGGAGAGGGAGTTCCTCGCAGAGCTGCGGCGCGAACTTCGTCTGGATGCCGCGGAGACCGCCCGCATCGATCACCAGGCGGAGATCCTGGCCGTCGAACCGCTTGCCGATCCGCCGTCCGCCACGTCTCCGGTGACCGTCAGCGCGCCGGCTGCTGCTCATGCCACGGTTGCGACGCCCGAGATGGAGAAGATGGTCCTGAATTACGCCATCCTGAACGGCGCACTGGAGTTGCTGCCCGAATCGCTCGCCACCATGGCCATCATTCCGCTGCAGATGAAGATGGTCTATCGCGTCGGCAATGCGTATGGATATCAACTGGACCGCGGGCACATCACGGAGCTCCTCGGTGTGGCGGGTGTGGGTC
This window contains:
- a CDS encoding GTPase codes for the protein MTQTEIESILTLALMAAFADGGKSEVERAELKRIAAIFPDADVNLAALYHRVLLRQVSTTQAVQALTTSESRQLAYEMARCVCEADDVLNEPEREFLAELRRELRLDAAETARIDHQAEILAVEPLADPPSATSPVTVSAPAAAHATVATPEMEKMVLNYAILNGALELLPESLATMAIIPLQMKMVYRVGNAYGYQLDRGHITELLGVAGVGLTSQVVEGYARKLLGGLLGRAGGGMARSVGNQAASSAMSFATTWALGRLAQQYYGGGRTLSAIEVRQLFGSLTEQARGLYGNYSGAIREKAGSVNLAQLLPLIRGQQ
- a CDS encoding uracil-DNA glycosylase, with the protein product MRALHRHIIACRRCPRLVAWRELTAKEKKRKYANEEYWGKPLPGFGDPAARVLLVGLAPAAHGGNRTGRMFTGDESGSWLARALHETGFANQPESLGVDDGLTLQDCYIVAALRCAPPANKPLPEEILMCRSFLLDEIRLLTNVRVVVGLGKIGFEAGLKAFKEMGLITYKAMPKFGHGVVYRMGGYTFVGTYHPSQQNTFTGKLTRPMLRDVFRTVLKELRTLHS